CTGGTTGAAAAACCCTTGCTGCTCAAAGCTGCTCTCCTCATAGGGGATGGCTATTTCATAAGCATCTTCGTTTTTTGGAgctgggaaagaaaaacataaaaggtAAAAAATGATATAGGTTGACATAAAggcatgaaaataataataatagatttaCTCAATGTCTTACTCTGCAGGTGGAGGGAGGCTGCGTGGCTCTTGGATGTGGAAGCAGCATCAGTTCTGTTTCCGTTCTCCATCTCAGAGCCCAGACATATGTTGGATTAGTGTGGCCGTTTAGCAGCAATGTCATCAGACTGCGAATATGAGATGAACAGGGACATTTCACACCAGTGCACAGCAGAGACTGAGCtacacacaaaaactacacttgtgttcatgtttcatttatttgaggATGAAGCGAGTCGCAACGCCGCACTGTTATAGAAACTAACCAGGCAGAAAAACGGAGCTAGCATCATCATATGCTTCCCATGTTATGTTCgtataaacagaaacatttaaacaacatgTGTTACTGACGCATGAGCTCATGGCGGCCTGGTTAATGTGCTCTCATGGAGGCGACACTAGCTCCACACTGTGTTAGCCTCTTGTGACGTTAGCAGAGATTTAGCTgcgaataaaataaaacaaccctCTTCTTTCTTTACTGTCCAGTCTTTAATTCCGTCGTTCACACGTTACCACGGTGTCTACGTTGAGTAAGAGATGCCGCAGAGGTCGGTACGTACCACTTTACGTTTGTAATAACTGAATCGTGCACATGTAATAAGACGTTATTACTCTGTCATATCCCCATCGGTCGCGCTCAGCTGctagctaacaagctaacaaTAACAATTAtcgctcttttgtttttttttaactccaccGCTCGCGTCATTTCCGGAAGTCACGTAATTAATGATCGCCCCTGGTGAagcaaaatgttatttatatgttattatattaaaaactgTGTTACTATTTTATATCGTTGGATTTAAAATTCACATAATGTAAATAGtacatttttagatatttgataAATATGATTAATTAGCTTAGTAATTAAAgatgttcatgtgtttgataAATGTTATTACTTAGCTTGTGATGGTATTTACAGCTTTTAAATGAAGATAtattaaataagtaaaataaataattataggTAACGTAAACGTCTTTATTTATAGGCAATTTTCAGATATTTGATTGATACAGTTTTTAAAATGCAcatatgataaataaaatgaaaaaaattacacaTATCCTTTCACAAGTCATTTTCAGATTGTTctattcaaattatttattattttgtgacaGTGATTGCAGCTTTTAAAATGCATATACTAGTAAAAAGAGTATCAGGGACACACTGTATAAACCTTGGATAATTCATAACAAAGCTTTGACAGTGTGTTGTGAAGGCGTCAGAGAAACCGCCGGACAGGTAGAGCAGGTGACGAGGTGTCACATTACACTCGCGACTGCTCGTTTCTCATCGACCTCATGCGGAAATACACAAGAAACACGATTTCCACCGCAAACACGACGTCTTTGAGATACTCGGCAAAGTAGGAACGTATAGGTAAGTGATTCCGGGGCTTTGTTTACTCAGAagatgtgtttgtcagtgtgtagAACTCATTGCTTTGTCATGCGCtggcaccatagactgtatagaGGTTAGCACAAGACAGGTGTGGTACCTGCCTGAACTGGTGCATgtgtaagaaaacaaaaccctgCATTGTAAATAGTaatgtgtttctgcattttattgtgaaataaagTGCAGAAACCCATTTATGTGTGTTGTAGAAGTCCACTTTACAATACAGATGGATATTTATTTAGTAAATGCAATGAATAAGTTAAGAATATTTTTTGAAGCtacattattttaatatatgatataacatcgtcatcttttttttttttcaggcatgGCAACCAAGTATGATGGGCTGTCCCACTGTAAGCTGGCCCTGGTGTTCGCGGTGCTGATGGACCTGTTgggggtgatatccctgctaATGGGGGTCTTTGCCCCATTGGAGATCCAAGGGCGGGACTTTGGGGATCTGCTGGTGTACACCGGAGcactgctggtgctgctgtccCTGGCCGGCTGGGTCATGTGGTACAGTGGCAACATTGAGGGTCTGACCTCCAAAAAGGAGCTGGGGGGAACCATGGGGGGAGCAGTGGACCGCATTGCCCGCTCCCTGAGTCGCAGAATACGGCTGCCAAGGACTCGCAGCAGCCCAACATAAGAAGGCGCCATTAAATGACAGGCTGTATCAAAGCAGGTCAGACTGCCTGAGGCAAAGGAGTGTCACTGCTGTTACTCATCTCATGGAGTTGACGAAGACCCAGAGTgaatcattgtgtttttgtatagAAAATGTATGTCTTCTTATATACTGTGTGTGGACAAGACTGATATGAATATAACATGCACCACTATAGATTCCAGTGTTTTAAgattaaaaagataaatcagCACTATGTTTTGTCAATTTCCTATTTGACTAGTTGTGTTGCTGAACCAGATTATGACAACACCACTCAGAATAAAAGTTACACTGACActgaagacattttaatgatgaaaataacgTTGCGGCACAACTGAGTCAACTCAAATCTTAATCTCTGTACAAGGAGCTGTCATGAAGACATGTGTGCATAAACCTTTAACTTCACATAAATACCTCAAAGGACACTTGAAATAATTCCCCCTCCCTTATTTtagaaaagataaatgaaatcaaatgagaatatgaaataaattaagaCATCCAAAGCATTTCATgccattcaaataaaatacacaaaggaaagaagtaaaatagaaaataaatacattttaaggaCAGAAAGTAACACTTTCCATTTAGGGGATGAGATATCAACACATTTATAATGTGCACTTATTTGTAATTACACCACTTGCAATGTGGAAGGGCACAATTTTAGTTCATACATGGATATTGTAAAAAAGTATCACAGATCTCATTGCAGCGTCAACAGATTTAAAAACTGACTGATTGTCTTTAAGGTGAGAGTTGAGAGACACAGACGGTCAGATCACAGTTAAGAACAAACACCTACACAGCAGCTTGAAAAGCAGCCACATGATGAAGTTTAACATAATGATCCACAGACCCTGTGTCACATGGTGGAATAAGGACAAATCTGCAGGTTCTTGGACCAGCAGTACATTTATAAGAGCTGTTTGTCAGTGAGATTGAGTGCAGTGTTAGTACAAAGTTAAAAACGATCTATTGAGAATCAAGCAGCTGAATTACTAATCTATTATACAACACTGATATAAAATCAGATGAAGGCACCATCCATTCATAATCCAGTcacaacatatacacaaaatgaatgaggtaaacaaaaaggaaacagtgTAAATcctgtattttctttctctttttctgccacactgagatgtttttttccatttagttCATGAAAGCACCCTTTTCACTGTTGTCTGCTGGTGATTCTATATCTACGTCATATTCATCTTTCCCCTCAATCAATGTCAGAGGGCCGGGCTGGGCACAGAGGGGGTGGTGTTCTGCCAGATGATCATGTGACTGCGGTCCGACCGTTGAGGCGTAGTTTGGGTCGACTCATCCGATGTGTCGCTCGCGTCGTCTCCTGGGGGAGTAGAGGGCTCCGTTAGGACTTTTATGAACTAAGCACTGACTAAAATGGTGGATGAATTacacacatgtaaataagtTGAAGCAACAATAGCAATTTCCAGTTCTTCAACTCACCTATTCTGAAGTTGATGTAGCCCTCTCCTCCACTGAGGACAAACTGAGAGGTAGTTACAGTGCTGCTGCCAGGAGAGGTCATCAAACAACCTTtgggacacagacacaagctgcATTAGTCTCTTAAGGATCTCTCTTAATTAACAGGTCACTGAAGATGTTCACCGTGTTTGAGTAACAGGTATCAACATCTTACCGGGTGCAGCAATGATGAATCTGACAGCTTGTCTGTGTCCATGGTAACACAGCTGGGCCGATGCAATGGAGCAATATGGAATGGAAACAGCTGCCGATGCTGTGAACAGTCATTGAAGCAGGTTATGCTTAAAAGGAGCACCTTCTGACAATACTCAATTCAAGCAACAAATTCAGTCTAAATAGAACTTACTGATGGATAATGGGATGGAGAAAATGGCTCCGCCTCCGGTGCCCACCCACAGACGACCagagatgacagagagagaggcgatTTGCAGAGGCGAAAGTGTGAGGAAGTGTTGGcctgcagagggagacagagagagttcagttcagtttgagCAACAACTGCTTTGACCTTTTCTAAGTTTGATTACAGATTAATATTATTGACATTCCCATATCATGAGACGGTACAATTTTGAGACATGAGACTATATAGATTccaaaagtgaaagtgaaaattgCGTATTTTCtaagtgaaaaaaaatgtattagcaCCTAATGTTTTAATGGCCAAAGCTGAAAAATCCACTTCCTGCAGCGGCCGTCCAGTGAACCAGTCAAACAGCCTGAGGATTGGATCAAGTCGACATGAGGTCCAAACACCACTCCCACCGGCACACAGGAAACGAACCTGCTGCTCACTGCGCTCAGACACTGAGAATGTTTGCTGTAAAGTGAGATGATGATAGTGTCGGTGAGATCAGAAAACATGAGACAGATACAATGAAGGtacttcctctgtctgtttcttaCCTCAACCTTCTTTTGGTCAATGTCAACCACATGGACTCTGTTCCAGTATCCCGCCCACAAGCGGCCATCTTTTGCAAGACAGCAGCGAATAGGCTGCATAGGGTTTGATCCAAGCGGCACCACTGAGTGCGACTGCAGATTCCagccacctgtcaatcacagtaATCATTATTTCAGAGTAGCAAAGATATTTGGAGTAGCAGAATgttttctaaattaaattaaaagtttaaTGTCATCTTAGAGTTAATCACTTTGGCCTGAATGATGCTATAagaataaacatgttttgcctctaaagagaaaacaggaaaccaTTACCTGAGCCATGTGAGAAAAACGCCAAGGACCCGTCAGCTAAACCAGCTACAACTTGACCCTGGGAATAGCTGTGAGAGTGGGTCAAGTATATCTTTATTACTATGACACAAACGTATAACATATAGACAGGAAATAATTAAAAGCTGATCAATAAATACTAATACATTTATAGTTCAATAGAGTGTAAACAACTCACGTAAGTGAATAAACACCCTCTGACAGGAAAACAGACTGCAGACAGTCCCTCCTGCTAACAGAAGCCGAATGAACCAGTAtactgtgagagagagggacaatgggagaaagaagaggaggtgagacaGTTGGTCAAAATGCTTTGCCAACaagaatttttctttttttgaagtGAGCTGCTTATTCAGCAGGCGCTACCTTCCTTCCTGAGTTCCAATCCACACAGTTCCTGCGGTGCCACCTGACAAAACAAGACCAGAAagataatgttaaagaaaaagtgaaacCAGTAGTGTTGACCAGTAAAATGTGAGCAGGGTATGAGGAGATAATACAAGTACAGAATACATGAGATATGCTGTCTGCAGGCAGCCCATTGTACCAGCACTGACCTATGGGAGGCACGGCACAGATGCAGAGTGCGGGTGCAGTGGGAGGGAGGCTGAACCTATCCAGTACTGTGTTGGAGCGTGCTGGATCAATCACTGTAATATCACTGCTGGAGGCAGGACCAGAAACTACCCATACAGAACACTGGCAGAGAGGGACGCATATGGAGGTTGGAAGGATAAGATGCATGAAATTTGTATCTAGTCAGCGTTAGTTATGGTTTGGATGGTACTGTTCAAGTACATGGTGATTACAGTGTGGCTACAGCTGACGTTTCACCAGGATAATGACAGACTTACCGTGGCCTCGCCGGAGACTTCAGGTGTGACTGAAACAGCACAGTTCaactgaaaagaagaaagaagaagaagtcaggAACCATGTTTAATTGTGACGTAAAGTCTCGGGTCAGAATGAATATTGCAAAGGCAAGATTTACCTTAGCAGTGGAGTCTCTCTGGTCCAACAACCTGAGCTGCACTAGAACCGGCACATCTTTAGGCTCTGGGGCAGGTTCATGGGGATCCTAAAATAATGATAGATAATCACAGGATATTGATAGGACTGTGCACATCAACATAT
The DNA window shown above is from Platichthys flesus chromosome 11, fPlaFle2.1, whole genome shotgun sequence and carries:
- the LOC133965498 gene encoding transmembrane protein 238-like, with the translated sequence MATKYDGLSHCKLALVFAVLMDLLGVISLLMGVFAPLEIQGRDFGDLLVYTGALLVLLSLAGWVMWYSGNIEGLTSKKELGGTMGGAVDRIARSLSRRIRLPRTRSSPT